In Blautia wexlerae DSM 19850, a single window of DNA contains:
- a CDS encoding ribonuclease III, with translation MRNPWPIFSIAALSGAACLIYDHFFSYETMWIAVVVFLALLALCFFAYCKYEHWLAKKLNPYVVSYQSDHNLENLKQGLDRWRPWAFSKHSKNIITANWFSALLDQQRWTEAEETLEQFLHRAKNTQDKIGYHLLRGDYARAIGNTKLEEQERLISEQLKTKLGNKKGESRVLASAKESKYAFFCWLSFSVGLALFGIISNISTGDSILGSFGAGVFILGLFSFPVCLIWLILWLIRRRKEVVK, from the coding sequence ATGAGAAATCCATGGCCAATTTTCAGCATTGCGGCTCTCTCTGGAGCTGCATGCCTGATTTATGATCACTTTTTTTCTTACGAGACTATGTGGATTGCTGTTGTAGTGTTTCTTGCGCTGCTTGCTCTATGCTTTTTCGCATATTGCAAATATGAACACTGGCTGGCAAAGAAATTGAACCCCTATGTGGTGTCATATCAAAGCGACCATAATCTTGAGAATTTGAAACAGGGATTGGATCGCTGGCGTCCCTGGGCATTCAGCAAACATTCCAAAAACATCATTACAGCGAACTGGTTCTCCGCTCTGCTGGACCAACAGCGCTGGACAGAAGCGGAAGAAACTTTGGAGCAGTTTTTGCATCGAGCAAAAAATACGCAGGATAAAATAGGGTATCACCTGCTTCGGGGAGATTACGCAAGGGCGATCGGAAATACCAAATTAGAGGAACAGGAACGACTTATAAGCGAACAGCTAAAAACCAAGCTTGGAAACAAAAAGGGAGAATCAAGAGTACTCGCAAGCGCCAAAGAGAGTAAATATGCTTTCTTTTGCTGGCTCTCTTTCAGCGTTGGTCTGGCACTGTTCGGAATCATCAGCAATATCTCCACCGGGGACTCAATCCTTGGATCGTTTGGAGCCGGAGTTTTTATTTTGGGCTTGTTCTCGTTCCCAGTCTGCTTGATCTGGCTGATTCTCTGGTTGATCCGGCGCAGAAAGGAGGTTGTTAAATGA
- a CDS encoding helix-turn-helix domain-containing protein: MEKLITRKEAAEILGISIATLDAARNNGLISYVQYVQNSCVYFTAAGLQEYIAKCTHRAKPVERSTTYRKPRSGRS, translated from the coding sequence ATGGAAAAACTCATTACACGAAAAGAAGCTGCTGAAATCTTAGGAATCAGCATCGCAACGCTGGATGCCGCCCGTAACAACGGCTTGATCTCTTATGTGCAGTATGTTCAGAATAGCTGTGTGTATTTTACTGCGGCGGGTCTCCAGGAGTATATCGCAAAATGTACGCACAGGGCAAAGCCTGTTGAGAGAAGCACAACTTACCGTAAGCCTCGGAGCGGAAGATCGTGA